From a region of the Methanoculleus receptaculi genome:
- a CDS encoding phospholipase D-like domain-containing protein has translation MRRIVAAIFFLCLLAGTVAGIQIVEFCPDPYQPGDPDEYLMLEGTGLLDGYVISDGEGGYRFPPGTRIDGRLVVARSGAAFEQAHGYLPDFETEERTPAVPDVIPNGNLLMANRADELLLYHGTTLVQQVAWPADVRPREGQIHYLVDGVWDPRPLFIGQSRFEPATFEGVAVTAFVAPDCSYEVFSDTVAGAERDILVNVYEFTDSKMAEDLIRARERGVNVTVLIEGGPVGGISAEGRAVAGALNRSGIPVSSMTTTDAAHAKYRFDHAKYLVVDGNTVLLGSENFKPDGYPEPGLRGNRGWGVRLEHPGLAGYFVKVFLHDVAGGDIVPVEGTAAEPGTSWSSTYRVEFAPCRADGARVTPVISPDTSFLVLGLIDGAGESIAIEQAYITNETGTVLNPYLAAAINASRRGVSVRVLLDSAWFNIEDTADNDEMVDVINRIATAEGLPLEARLVDLEANNLVKAHNKGVIVDDRAVLVSSINWNANSPAFNREAGVIIEHPAIAAYYLAVFDDDWNAADEAGAAGIHRFDRLKPVFAVCIIAALGVLYLYRSRRT, from the coding sequence ATGCGCCGGATCGTCGCCGCGATCTTCTTCCTCTGTCTCCTTGCCGGCACAGTTGCCGGTATCCAGATCGTTGAGTTCTGCCCCGACCCCTACCAGCCCGGTGACCCCGACGAGTACCTGATGCTGGAGGGGACGGGGTTGCTCGACGGGTATGTTATCTCGGACGGGGAGGGGGGTTACCGGTTCCCGCCCGGAACGCGGATCGACGGCCGGCTGGTTGTCGCGAGGAGCGGGGCGGCGTTTGAGCAGGCGCACGGTTACCTGCCCGATTTTGAGACCGAGGAACGTACACCGGCAGTCCCTGATGTGATCCCCAACGGAAACCTCCTGATGGCAAACCGGGCGGACGAACTCCTCCTCTACCACGGGACGACCCTTGTCCAGCAGGTCGCCTGGCCCGCCGACGTCCGGCCGCGGGAAGGGCAGATCCACTACCTTGTGGACGGAGTCTGGGACCCCCGCCCGCTCTTCATCGGCCAGTCGCGGTTTGAGCCCGCGACATTCGAAGGCGTGGCCGTGACCGCGTTTGTCGCTCCCGACTGCTCATACGAGGTCTTCTCTGATACGGTAGCAGGCGCAGAACGCGATATCCTGGTCAACGTCTACGAGTTCACCGACAGTAAGATGGCAGAAGACCTCATCCGCGCCAGGGAACGTGGCGTTAACGTGACCGTTCTCATCGAGGGCGGCCCCGTGGGCGGAATCTCAGCGGAAGGGAGAGCGGTTGCTGGTGCGCTCAACCGGAGCGGTATCCCTGTTTCCTCGATGACGACGACGGATGCTGCCCACGCGAAGTACCGTTTTGACCATGCCAAGTACCTGGTCGTCGATGGGAATACCGTCCTGCTCGGGAGCGAGAACTTCAAACCCGACGGCTACCCGGAACCGGGGCTGCGAGGGAACCGGGGCTGGGGTGTAAGGCTTGAGCACCCGGGGCTTGCGGGCTATTTCGTGAAGGTCTTCCTCCATGATGTTGCTGGCGGGGACATCGTCCCGGTGGAGGGCACGGCGGCCGAACCGGGCACTTCCTGGTCGTCCACCTACAGGGTTGAGTTCGCCCCCTGCCGCGCGGATGGGGCGCGGGTGACCCCGGTGATATCACCCGACACGAGTTTTCTCGTCCTCGGGCTGATCGATGGTGCTGGGGAGAGTATCGCGATCGAGCAGGCCTACATCACAAACGAGACCGGAACCGTCCTGAACCCTTACCTTGCTGCCGCGATCAACGCCTCACGGCGCGGTGTCAGCGTCAGGGTGCTCCTGGACTCAGCCTGGTTCAACATCGAGGATACGGCTGACAACGACGAGATGGTGGATGTGATCAACCGGATCGCCACGGCCGAAGGGCTCCCGCTCGAGGCGCGACTCGTCGATCTCGAGGCAAACAACCTGGTTAAGGCCCACAACAAGGGTGTAATCGTCGACGACCGGGCGGTGCTTGTCAGCAGCATCAACTGGAACGCCAACTCTCCGGCGTTCAACCGGGAAGCAGGCGTGATCATCGAGCATCCGGCCATCGCCGCCTACTATCTCGCAGTCTTTGACGACGACTGGAACGCCGCGGATGAGGCTGGCGCGGCGGGGATACACCGATTCGATCGACTCAAACCGGTGTTCGCGGTCTGCATAATCGCCGCGCTTGGAGTGCTCTACCTCTACAGGTCGAGACGCACCTGA
- a CDS encoding uridylate kinase — protein MTPSAEPLVVKVGGSLFDRVASLLEIFLEAGRPVLIVPGGGMFADLVRDLGVSGTPAHWMAVAGMEQFGWYIASHGVQPISFVTPPEGVEVLLPYSALRETDPLPHTWDVTSDTVAAWVAQRLKTDLLLLKSVDGIQRRGRILPAVQDPSLACDEVDPLFLPFVFEHGLRALVINGRHDDRVRHALRGESVLGTLIDPRF, from the coding sequence ATGACCCCGTCTGCTGAACCGCTGGTGGTCAAGGTTGGAGGAAGCCTGTTTGACCGGGTCGCGTCGCTGCTCGAGATCTTTCTGGAGGCAGGAAGACCGGTGCTTATCGTGCCCGGCGGCGGTATGTTTGCCGACCTCGTCCGTGACCTTGGGGTCTCCGGGACACCTGCCCACTGGATGGCGGTTGCCGGGATGGAGCAGTTCGGGTGGTACATCGCCTCGCACGGAGTCCAGCCCATATCCTTTGTCACGCCGCCGGAGGGGGTTGAGGTTCTCCTCCCCTACTCTGCGCTCCGCGAGACCGATCCCCTCCCCCACACCTGGGACGTCACCTCCGATACCGTCGCCGCCTGGGTCGCGCAACGTCTCAAGACCGACCTTCTCCTCCTTAAATCGGTCGATGGCATCCAGCGCCGCGGGAGGATTCTGCCCGCTGTCCAGGACCCCTCCCTTGCCTGTGATGAGGTAGATCCCCTATTCCTCCCCTTCGTCTTCGAGCACGGTCTGCGGGCACTGGTGATCAACGGCAGACACGACGACCGCGTCAGGCACGCACTCCGCGGCGAGAGCGTTCTGGGGACGCTCATTGATCCGAGATTTTAA
- a CDS encoding zinc finger domain-containing protein, with protein sequence MTARDRCTSCNATLAEPGSTWFPCPVCGYEINRCHRCREQSIEYVCPKCGFRGP encoded by the coding sequence ATGACAGCAAGAGATCGATGCACCTCCTGCAACGCCACGCTGGCCGAACCGGGTTCCACCTGGTTCCCCTGCCCCGTGTGCGGCTACGAGATCAACCGGTGCCACCGGTGCAGGGAGCAGAGCATAGAGTATGTATGCCCGAAATGCGGGTTCCGGGGGCCATAA
- a CDS encoding elongation factor 1-beta: MGNVALILKLMPESPDVDREALKEAIRAAVTVDDIQEEPIGFGLVALKVAVVVPDRGGAPDEVEAVLRKIEGVGSADIIESTLV; this comes from the coding sequence ATGGGAAACGTAGCTCTCATACTGAAGCTAATGCCAGAATCTCCCGACGTCGACCGCGAAGCGCTCAAAGAAGCCATCAGGGCGGCTGTGACCGTCGATGATATCCAGGAAGAGCCGATCGGGTTCGGGCTTGTGGCGCTGAAAGTCGCCGTCGTTGTTCCGGACAGGGGTGGGGCACCCGATGAGGTCGAGGCAGTGCTCCGGAAGATAGAGGGCGTCGGAAGCGCCGATATCATCGAATCCACACTTGTGTGA
- a CDS encoding malate dehydrogenase: protein MAKVTILGATGNVGMFAAHAISEIPHVSEMLLVGRPGRENFLAGCCRDLSDSFAARGNDVHLSYSTGLFDAKGSDIVICAAGVPRRPGQDRNDLAFENAKIVADAAATIGRSSPDTILFLVTNPVDVMTAVALKYSGLQPRQVFGLGTHLDSMRLKSLIAHYFRVHVSEVHTRIIGEHGNSMVPLWSATTIGGIQISNLPTFSGLPKQEMIETVRTSGEAIIRDKGATVYGPGEAIATLVRTILGNENRILTVSSYIRSEIHGIGDVCIGVPARINREGVFPVPIRIEEDEVAGFRESVEKIRNLTDEVMERLEADLKPLK from the coding sequence ATGGCAAAAGTAACGATTCTCGGGGCTACAGGGAACGTCGGGATGTTTGCAGCACACGCCATATCCGAGATCCCGCACGTCAGCGAGATGCTGCTTGTCGGGAGGCCCGGCCGTGAAAACTTCCTGGCCGGGTGTTGCCGGGATCTGTCTGATTCGTTCGCTGCACGGGGAAACGATGTCCATCTCTCGTACAGTACAGGCCTTTTTGATGCAAAGGGTTCTGATATAGTCATCTGTGCAGCAGGGGTGCCTCGCCGTCCCGGTCAGGACAGGAACGATCTCGCGTTTGAGAACGCAAAGATCGTTGCTGACGCCGCCGCGACCATCGGCCGTTCATCGCCCGATACCATTCTATTCCTGGTCACAAACCCCGTAGATGTCATGACCGCCGTTGCCCTGAAGTACTCGGGTCTCCAGCCAAGGCAGGTCTTTGGCCTCGGGACGCATCTGGACTCCATGCGCCTGAAATCGCTGATTGCACACTATTTCCGGGTTCACGTCAGCGAAGTGCATACACGTATCATCGGCGAGCACGGCAACAGCATGGTCCCGCTCTGGTCGGCCACGACAATCGGCGGTATCCAGATAAGTAACCTGCCCACCTTCTCCGGTTTGCCAAAGCAGGAGATGATCGAGACCGTAAGGACAAGCGGCGAAGCAATCATCAGGGACAAGGGCGCCACCGTCTACGGGCCCGGGGAAGCAATAGCAACCCTCGTAAGGACGATCCTTGGGAACGAGAACCGTATCCTCACTGTCTCAAGTTACATCAGAAGTGAGATCCACGGGATCGGCGACGTCTGCATAGGTGTTCCGGCTCGCATAAACCGTGAAGGTGTCTTTCCGGTGCCTATCCGAATCGAGGAGGACGAGGTTGCCGGGTTCCGCGAGTCTGTCGAGAAGATCCGCAACCTCACCGACGAGGTGATGGAGCGGCTTGAGGCAGACCTTAAACCGTTAAAATAG
- the cls gene encoding cardiolipin synthase has translation MRWIILPLNVIFAIIIVFFERKEPTETIAWLVVLFLLPPVGFVLYLLLGQNYTRQRMFVVKEREDRSFLQEIFAEQQRTFVGDNYRCTSPEVERFNKTVSLLLQNSQAYLTGGNRVGVFTRGEDKFEALFAAIGEARHHIHMEYFIINNDDLGRAVVHALAEKARQGVEVRLLIDTMGSLRGGGSRAAFRELTDAGGKIGEFFPSIYRVNYRNHRKIAVIDGVAGFIGGFNIGNDYLGDGPLGYWRDTTLQISGPAAWALQLRFVLDWNYTTGEGLRLNPRYFPSPGAPGRTPVQIASSGPDTRWSPIKEGYISLINSARKSVYIQTPYFIPDESVIDALRIAALSGVDVRIMIPCKPDHIFVYWATLSFIGEILEAGGRAYTYDAGFLHAKTIVVDGEAGSVGSANWDVRSFRLNFEANAFFYDAAVGARLAAAFEADLNVSTEITLEGYRARPLGVRMKESISRLFSPLA, from the coding sequence TTGAGATGGATTATCCTTCCCCTAAACGTCATATTCGCCATAATCATCGTCTTCTTCGAGCGCAAGGAGCCAACGGAGACTATAGCCTGGCTGGTTGTCCTCTTCCTTCTGCCCCCTGTCGGGTTCGTGCTCTACCTGCTGCTCGGCCAGAACTATACCCGGCAGAGGATGTTCGTAGTAAAGGAGCGCGAGGACCGCTCCTTTCTCCAGGAGATCTTCGCAGAACAGCAGAGGACATTTGTCGGCGACAATTACCGGTGCACCTCACCCGAGGTAGAGAGATTCAATAAAACCGTATCCCTCCTGCTCCAGAATAGCCAGGCCTACCTGACCGGTGGGAACCGGGTGGGTGTATTCACGCGGGGCGAGGATAAGTTCGAGGCGCTCTTTGCCGCGATCGGAGAGGCGCGTCACCACATCCATATGGAGTACTTCATCATCAACAACGATGACCTGGGGCGGGCGGTTGTCCACGCGCTTGCAGAGAAGGCGCGACAGGGTGTTGAGGTCCGTCTCCTGATCGATACCATGGGGTCGCTCCGGGGAGGCGGGTCACGGGCGGCATTCAGGGAACTGACAGACGCAGGAGGGAAGATCGGGGAGTTCTTCCCATCAATCTACCGTGTCAACTACCGTAATCACCGCAAAATCGCCGTCATCGACGGTGTTGCGGGGTTTATAGGGGGTTTCAACATTGGAAACGATTACCTGGGTGATGGCCCGCTCGGCTACTGGCGCGACACGACGCTCCAGATCAGCGGGCCGGCCGCCTGGGCGCTCCAGCTCAGGTTCGTTCTCGACTGGAACTACACAACCGGCGAGGGGCTGAGACTGAACCCCCGCTACTTCCCCTCTCCTGGCGCTCCTGGCAGGACACCCGTCCAGATCGCCTCCAGCGGCCCGGATACCCGGTGGAGCCCGATTAAAGAGGGTTACATCAGCCTGATCAACTCCGCCAGGAAGTCCGTGTACATCCAGACACCCTACTTCATACCGGACGAGAGCGTCATCGATGCGCTCAGGATAGCGGCGCTCTCGGGGGTCGATGTCCGGATCATGATCCCCTGCAAGCCCGACCATATCTTCGTCTACTGGGCAACCCTCTCGTTCATCGGGGAGATCCTCGAGGCGGGGGGGCGGGCCTACACCTACGATGCCGGGTTTCTCCACGCAAAGACGATCGTCGTCGATGGGGAAGCGGGCTCTGTCGGGAGCGCGAACTGGGATGTCCGGAGTTTCCGTCTGAACTTCGAGGCAAACGCGTTCTTCTACGACGCGGCCGTTGGCGCCCGGCTTGCAGCGGCGTTTGAGGCGGATCTCAACGTCAGCACCGAGATCACGCTGGAAGGCTACCGGGCGCGCCCTCTCGGCGTCCGGATGAAGGAATCGATCTCACGTCTCTTCTCACCGCTGGCATGA
- a CDS encoding PHP domain-containing protein encodes MLYYRDIVFERPLPREIRRLGYLPADLHFHTCYSDSATRVQDALRLAAEQGIGLAITDHNQIGGVVEAQREGMGVPLIPGIEVSANDGPHILLYFYSVSDLRDFYRRHIERSRRDGPFTAIRLDTQEILDRREDYACIAAEAHPCGYSFLNRGVERCVMGSCIGEEVFSRLDAFEVICGGMARTHNLKAVRLAATHGLGRTGGTDGHLLHELGGVVTCAEADTVDEFLDAIRNRETVVIGRERPLAEKAIMATAVLPHHLPYTLPILQARWEQELPRIRNFVQERLGR; translated from the coding sequence ATGCTTTACTACAGGGACATCGTATTCGAAAGACCCCTGCCCCGGGAGATCCGGCGTCTCGGGTATCTCCCGGCAGACCTCCACTTCCACACCTGCTACTCCGACTCCGCCACCCGTGTGCAGGATGCGCTGAGACTTGCGGCAGAGCAGGGTATCGGGCTTGCGATCACCGACCACAACCAGATAGGTGGCGTTGTCGAGGCACAACGAGAGGGTATGGGAGTCCCCCTGATCCCCGGGATCGAGGTCAGCGCCAACGACGGCCCGCACATCCTCCTCTACTTCTACTCGGTATCCGATCTTCGGGACTTCTACCGGCGGCACATCGAGAGAAGCCGAAGAGATGGTCCTTTCACAGCGATACGCCTCGATACGCAGGAGATCCTGGATCGCCGGGAAGACTACGCCTGTATTGCCGCCGAGGCGCACCCCTGCGGCTACTCTTTCCTGAACAGGGGGGTCGAACGTTGTGTGATGGGCAGTTGTATCGGGGAAGAGGTCTTCTCCCGCCTGGATGCGTTCGAGGTGATCTGCGGCGGGATGGCCAGGACCCATAACCTGAAGGCTGTGAGGCTTGCCGCCACCCATGGTCTGGGGCGGACGGGGGGGACTGACGGGCATCTCCTCCACGAACTGGGCGGGGTCGTCACCTGTGCTGAGGCCGATACCGTCGATGAGTTCCTTGACGCAATCCGGAATAGAGAGACGGTCGTCATCGGGCGTGAACGTCCGCTCGCCGAGAAAGCAATAATGGCGACCGCTGTCCTCCCGCACCACCTCCCCTACACCCTCCCCATCCTTCAGGCCCGGTGGGAGCAGGAACTCCCCAGGATCCGGAACTTCGTCCAGGAGCGACTGGGTCGTTGA
- a CDS encoding DUF2238 domain-containing protein, which yields MKRPLGLYLAYLFQSLIAVNVLIALSLGEYSQVFTGALGLGLTLVPTIVTRRLSITLPWQVNLLIAISLYLHIAGEIRGFYMLYYPYYDKVAHFVSGMTVSVLAFVAVLLLDRFSRLNLSRWMIVGFIVIAAMATGAFWEIYEWVFDTFLGTDLQHGLDDTMLDMIFVLIGAIIVAIAGDRYLSRSSKEDITEKLVAPEESQTD from the coding sequence ATGAAGAGGCCTCTCGGGCTGTACCTCGCCTATCTCTTCCAGTCGCTCATAGCAGTGAACGTTCTAATAGCGCTCTCGCTCGGGGAATACTCGCAGGTCTTCACCGGTGCACTTGGGCTTGGTTTAACGCTGGTTCCAACCATTGTCACCCGCCGGTTGAGCATCACCCTCCCCTGGCAGGTCAATCTACTGATTGCAATCTCGCTCTACCTTCATATCGCCGGCGAGATCCGGGGGTTCTACATGCTCTACTACCCCTACTATGACAAGGTTGCCCACTTTGTCTCGGGGATGACCGTCTCGGTGCTCGCCTTTGTCGCCGTTCTGCTGCTCGACCGGTTCAGCAGGCTGAACCTCTCCCGCTGGATGATCGTCGGGTTCATAGTCATCGCCGCGATGGCGACGGGGGCGTTCTGGGAGATCTATGAATGGGTCTTTGACACCTTCCTGGGGACAGACCTCCAGCACGGGCTTGATGACACCATGCTGGATATGATCTTCGTCCTGATCGGCGCGATCATCGTTGCAATTGCCGGGGATCGCTACCTCTCCAGGTCATCGAAGGAGGATATCACAGAGAAATTGGTGGCACCTGAGGAGTCTCAGACCGACTGA
- a CDS encoding AI-2E family transporter: protein MKTAGNLPPPARIAMIAAAVVIVLAGIRAATPILAPLLVAIFFAMITAPLMKWLTRRGAPPVIAAAAVVAGLIGLFAAAVAFLGVAFAGFIRSLPQYRESLLEQMTVLADYGIDIGSFTIWDYIDQGFLIQQVAGIARGVGNIAIDVFLIFVGMGFLLLEAPRLAGALERYIGADTSLYRHLAQSGSFLIDYVLVRTKVNLITGVGTGLFLAVLGVDFAVLWGFIAFILSYVPYIGLVIAAIPPTLLALIEFGPAGAATVIVVISLIDSAAENLVLPRMAGRELNLSPFVVLFSVVFWGFILGAVGVFLAIPLTIAVKLFLESWEETRWMGELIGNSSAEE from the coding sequence GTGAAGACTGCTGGAAACCTCCCCCCCCCAGCCCGTATCGCGATGATCGCGGCGGCTGTTGTTATAGTGCTTGCGGGAATCCGTGCGGCAACCCCCATCCTTGCGCCGCTTCTCGTCGCTATCTTCTTTGCCATGATCACCGCGCCCCTGATGAAGTGGCTGACCCGCCGCGGCGCCCCTCCGGTCATCGCCGCCGCCGCGGTGGTCGCCGGTCTGATCGGGCTCTTCGCCGCGGCGGTAGCCTTTCTGGGTGTGGCGTTTGCCGGGTTTATCCGTTCCCTGCCACAGTACAGGGAGAGCCTCCTCGAGCAGATGACCGTCCTGGCCGATTACGGCATCGATATCGGCAGTTTCACGATATGGGACTACATCGACCAGGGTTTCCTGATCCAGCAGGTGGCCGGGATCGCCCGCGGGGTCGGCAACATCGCCATCGATGTTTTCCTGATCTTTGTCGGGATGGGTTTCCTCCTCCTCGAGGCGCCGCGTCTTGCGGGTGCTCTCGAGCGATACATTGGCGCGGATACCTCTCTCTACCGGCACCTGGCACAGTCTGGCAGTTTCCTCATCGACTACGTCCTTGTCAGGACAAAGGTGAACCTCATCACCGGCGTGGGGACCGGGCTATTCCTGGCCGTCCTCGGGGTCGACTTTGCCGTGCTCTGGGGTTTCATCGCCTTCATCCTGAGTTACGTCCCTTATATCGGTCTGGTCATCGCGGCGATCCCTCCCACCCTTCTTGCCCTGATCGAGTTCGGGCCGGCCGGAGCGGCGACGGTCATCGTCGTCATATCCCTCATAGACTCCGCTGCCGAGAACCTGGTTCTTCCCCGGATGGCCGGGCGCGAACTCAACCTCTCACCGTTCGTCGTCCTCTTCTCGGTTGTCTTCTGGGGTTTCATCCTGGGGGCGGTCGGGGTCTTCCTTGCGATACCGCTGACCATCGCGGTGAAACTCTTCCTTGAGAGCTGGGAGGAGACCCGGTGGATGGGGGAGCTGATCGGGAACAGCAGCGCGGAGGAGTGA
- a CDS encoding phosphomethylpyrimidine synthase ThiC: MGLPTPEQVRDGLIAFRIAAHTGDTINYGLDDADLALARSRSRLDREGQIAHAIDPETARDLVPPSGPCTMCGDFCVVAMMKRLRRERQAGAKRYKSTISYKGDNHMVNNLRSENSAVLFMVQKDGFKPYHQGQTFLLLLSLEEFVPPNHSARIISAVVDKLDLTNLYNMYNTNVCQNAFDPQMLVKVLFYSTFEGIFSSKEIENKLHTDLPNLQPFPNSIL, encoded by the coding sequence CTGGGTCTTCCAACCCCCGAACAGGTGCGGGATGGTCTGATTGCTTTCAGGATTGCCGCTCACACAGGTGATACAATCAACTACGGCCTGGACGATGCAGATCTCGCCCTCGCCCGTTCCAGGTCACGCCTCGATCGGGAGGGGCAGATCGCCCATGCCATTGATCCGGAGACTGCACGGGATCTCGTCCCTCCGTCCGGGCCATGTACGATGTGCGGAGATTTTTGTGTGGTTGCCATGATGAAACGGCTCAGAAGGGAGAGGCAGGCTGGGGCAAAACGGTACAAAAGTACTATATCGTATAAAGGGGACAACCATATGGTCAATAATCTCCGATCTGAGAACTCAGCGGTGTTATTTATGGTTCAGAAAGATGGCTTCAAACCATACCACCAGGGGCAGACCTTTCTGCTCCTACTCTCTCTTGAAGAATTCGTCCCTCCGAATCACAGTGCACGGATCATCAGTGCTGTTGTCGACAAACTGGATCTCACCAACCTTTACAACATGTATAACACAAACGTTTGTCAGAATGCATTTGATCCTCAGATGCTGGTCAAGGTCCTCTTTTATTCCACATTTGAGGGTATTTTCAGCAGCAAAGAGATTGAAAATAAACTTCACACCGACCTACCGAACCTTCAGCCGTTTCCGAACTCGATTCTTTGA